A region of the Peromyscus leucopus breed LL Stock chromosome X, UCI_PerLeu_2.1, whole genome shotgun sequence genome:
GATGTGTTGGTTTTGAGAATTGGTAAGTTAATATTACTTAATTTGATGCTCCAAATTGATATTGGTAGAGCCATTTTTTCCTCATAACTCTGATCTTTACTTCTTtacttggttctctctctctctctctctctctctctctctctctctctctctctctctctctctctctctctcccacacctcCAAATTTTCCTCTCCTTACAAGGACACCAATCCTATTGagtttgtgtggtggtattgtgttccccaaaatattgtgcatactaataaaattatctgggatcagagaacagaacatccacaatattaaacatagaggataggcagtggtagcacatgcctttaatcctagcattccagaggcagaaatccctcgggatctctgtgagttcaagggcacattggaaacagccaggcatggtgactcacgcctttaatcccagggagtgatggtagaaagcagaaaggtatataaggcatgaaaaccagaaactagaagcatttagctggttaagctttcagacatttgagtagcagttcagctgagagccatttggatgagaactcagaggcttccagtctgaggaaacaggatcagctgaggaactgtgaggtgaggtagctgtggcttgttctggttctctgatcttcctgcgttcaccccaataactggccctgggtttgatcttattaataagaactttttaagattcctgctacaagtttGGACCACCTAAATGACCTCAAAGCAACTCAATAACCATGTTaaaactgaatctgtagattatgCTGATGTACTCAGGGTTGATATTCTAACATAAACTCCAACTCAACTCATTATAAAGTTAAagaacttataaaggaaaagagaagagggaaagaactATGGACTTGAATCGAGGAAGCTAATTTCACACTTCCATCCATGGTCATGAAGAACCAAGAGAGATTCCCAGGGGAAAACCTTACAAGTGCTTGCTGTGCTGTTTTTCCATAAATGCGTGGGAGTGTTCAGAAAGCCAGGTCATGCTCTGAAGCTGTTTGGTCAGCTTGAGGTTGGCTGAATAGAGTGTGCTGTGCTGAGCAGGAACTTCATGTTATTTTGAAGATACCCCTACTTGGATGGGATAAGGACATGGGATAAGGAGAATAATCTTGGCCTGAAAATTTTAGAACCAATCAAATATCTTGATGCCAGAGGTTTGGAACGTGTATGGAAGAGGATTAAAGGGGGGTTTCCCAACACTTTAAAATCTTCTGTGACTATATTGCGGTGACAAGAAATGTTGCTAGGGAAAAATGAGTTTGGTTTACAAATTTAGAAAGCAAAAACGTGTAATGAAAGACAAAGCAAGAAAAAACACTGCTGGAATTGCATTGTTGCAGCCATGATAGAGAATTTAGCAAGGAACCCAGCTGAATCCCACACCTTGTGGACTTGTAGTAATGAGAAAAACCACATGCATTGGAAGAGGCCTCACTATTAAGAGAACATCATGTCACCTACCTAATCCAGCCTGGCATAACCAATCACTATAGACTTTGAAGCTAAACACAGCACCTATTATTAATTCCCACTTGCCCCAAGACAGAAGTGCCTGACTTCAATTGGTTCCTTAAGTTCTGTGCTCACAAAGCTACAGCCAGGGTATTTCTGGCTGAACTCTGATCTGAAGGCCTTGCAGGGAATCTGCTTCCGATTCACTCAATGTCTGAATACTCTTTTCCCTCCAGGTTGTAGGACTGCAGTTCCCACTTTCTTGCCAATTGTTGCCTGGTAGTGGCCCTTCAGCCTGTCCATGGGCCTCTTCCAATTTTCAGTCAACAATTGTGAGCTGAATCTTCTATTATGTgtcctcttttttccccccagctaCTTCCTAGCAGGCAACCCAAGATCTTCTCCATAGTTTAAGGATAGTTGGTAACCTCTGCTGTGGGAAGTCTTTCTGTAGGccatgaatatatgttgttcccatttgtagaagtaaccgtcttattcaataagaaacacagaaccaatgcaaagaagtaagccaagaggtcagagcaatagctaagagctaaaaaccttacccttcctcttgcaGTGGTCCTACCTGTCCGAAAGTGAGCTActtcttgtgtgtttgtctttataaaaactttctgttctgccttctcaatggttgtaaacccaaccacatcactgcctgtctgtacagacctccaggtcttctatggttggtattgagattaaaggtgtgtgtctccaatgctggctgtatccttgaacacacagagatctacctagctctgcctaccaagtgctgagattaaaggcatgcaccagcaccacccagcttctgctatggcttgctattagctctgacccctgggcaaatttatttattaacatacaaatctcattttaatacatataaaatatcaccatacccatttgttaataaataagctgttttggcctatggcaaggcagcttagaggcaggcaggaaatccaagcagagatacaggaaagagacAGATAGGAAGAGACAcaccagcctgccgcccaaggagcaacaagatgccagaagaccggtaatgccatggccatgtggcaatatataggttaatagaaatgggttaatttaagatgaaaaagctagctagcaagaagtctgagccataggccatatagtttgtaattaatataagcctctgagtgattattttataagcagctgtgagagtttaggtgggagagatttgtctggtcTGGTCCATGGGGCTAGGTGAGACCAAGAAACATCcctctacatttggtgcccaatgtagtagcaagaatttccacccaaaaactgagaaagctttttaaaaaggttctaaaatggagctaagagaagcttccttgttatgtctctcaggcaagctgtgaTACACAGACACCACAGCTTGCCTGAGCTatagcatggcagattcctgccacagtacacaaAGGTGTCTCCAAACCATGCAACACACTGCCTGATTGGTTTGGCTTTTGCTAATTcagaaaaaaaggtttctgggctacatgctgctggatggaggcataaacccactgcttcccagactcAATGGTGAGCATGGATCCCCAAGCTGACAGTAAACATACCTCCACCATGCTGAGAAGCTAAGGTACGCAGTCAGTAGCCAAAGCTGCCACTTTGGTCCTAGTCatgctacagtttaaaacaatggTCAGAAGATATAGagaatcataaaaaagaaatacatagttttaaaataataaaataaaatccttaaaaaggagaataaagtaatataaaaaaataagtcatgtaaagatggaaattacacagagagtctggattatattgtctttgggatttttaactgcagaaagacatttgattgtaggggCTTCCCtctagcatgaatcttaaaaggtcttattaataaaaacaaacccagagccagatattgaggtgaacactgaaagatcagagaaacagaacaggcctcACCTGACCAATTACTCACCtgatcctctgagtcctcatccaaatgaatctcagatgaactgctcctaaaagctaaaagcttaacagactctagttcctggtttccactccttgtatacctttctgcttcctgccatcacttcctgggattaaccATATGTGTCActatacctggctgtttccagtgtgactttgaactcacagagatcccaatagatctctgcctccagaatgctaggattaaagatgtgtgtgtgccaccattttctggtctctatgtctgtctagaggctgttctgttctctataGCTTGAGTGTTCTCCCttcaggtcctgccaagccccagcagtcccttagcccacttacaaaataaacatacaaatgcttatattatttaaactgtttggccattagctcaggcctatcattgtctagctcttactcttatattcagcccatttctattaatctataccttgccatgtggttcatggcttaccgtcatcttcacatgttgcttgtcatggcggcagctggcagagtctcCTTCTCCCCGagccttcctgtttcccagaattctcttctctgcttgtcccacctatacttcttgcctaggtactggccaatcagcattttatttatacagagtgatatccacagcagttctctgaccccagataagtttattaaggtgcacaatatactgggggacacaatatcacacaCTACTCAATTAAACCaagatgtatattttaaaggcatcttgacttcaaaattcatgTCTAAGGAtaagttgctttggaaaagaggttctgcttttgtttccacagaagatgagaacctatggattgcttctaggTTAATATGGTTCGATCAACCAAGACCCCCCTGAATGGTCAATACAGCCTCACacactactacagccaagatttaactcttaattttctcaggatccccataagactgcTCCCTCAATcggcaggaagtagtatgaaaagctatgcccaaattcccaaaatactgtttgtaaatgtttatttttatttaaaatggtttGATTATAaattcaatctctttctaaagaagaaaaggggatatagataggataggataaaagggtagattattgaatctacttttgaaaagcaacaacttgtttgaaatactttccattggtatggattttagtttattgatacaaatttaaagataattttattatactatatgtatatttctactcttgtttaaagcattatgtttatgcaactcatttaaaattgtaatgtgtcactaagaaatacagattaataatcatgtatgataatcaaacttacagtcatgttagttaaggtTTCCagatatacatagacatatttcaattaggtaggtaatctttaaacacttcaaagacctacagaatatggcatttaaattgttttaaaaacttagacttttctggaagcgagacatgtctgctcctggcagcaccaatttacttcaaaaagaaagatgggcattgaagacactccatatggagtttatcttcttcttggaaaaactggccatttggtcaagaaactgttcttgtctggacttcttgacagtatgttgtattgACTGTACATTTCAGTGAGAAAGTGaacactgaactttgccaaaatgaGGCgagatgatccttcaggttcctgcttcacagaagatactgccagacattctgcaggacacagaagaaagtgactgatgaCCTTTATCAATAGGTgaaacaatccttcaaatttcctgcttcaatAAAaagtctgtaggctgaagatggatgcctcaatgttgcagagcaactttgggtgactgttcaggcaaccagatgtctcttatcatttccagagttttggaagttgctcacaatgcacttcctgtttacttagataatatatccttctggggggtctttgatggagttgaagactagatagttataattatagttttccttggttatggtaaaaggtaaattagatataaaactttagactcactaatatagaatagatgatagaatattttctttaattttaccaaatataaatagactagatattttaactaTAACCACCacaagggcttatttggcttacacttccacagcattgtttatctctgaaggaagtcaggacaggaactcaaacagagcaggatcctggaggcaggaactgaagctagAGGCcttagaggggtgctgcttgctggtttggtcctcatggctttctcagcctgctttcttatagaacccaggaccacctacccaggatggcatcacccacagtaggctagtccctcctgcatcaatcaccaattaagaaaatatcctatacAGACTTGCCTGAAGCataatcttatagaggcattttcttaattcaggctctgtcctctcagattgtgtcaaattgacatagaactagccagcacagaactGGAGGGCATGAATATGCCTCCATCATTCACTCCCATGCCTTGCCTGAATCAGTATTTGGATGTGGAAGGTCTTCATATTTGGTATAGAGACTAGTAGTTATGGATCTCAGAATCAGGTATCTGCTGTCTTTTGGGGCCAGGAATCATGCTTTCAGACTGACATAGGGAACTCTGATCAATATGTGGGGTACTCATGGAAAGCAAGACCATGGGAAGTGCCATAGAAGGCACAGGGTGGAGAGCCAGGTGAGTGTGTGCTAGGATGATCATCTTGTGCAGGGACtttggaggcccacaaaggttttctagtgagatctgagtttgctttaccaagcagagctgcattagaggattgcttgacaacatgcatggttaccaggtgattggtagggtctgcacttggctgagttagggggagatcttttgctccaccccttggcattcctttaaaaggccctttagaagagacaggaggggccagtggatatgatccaggtcctcccaagactatcctgtgtttctatctgtttctctcctctctatccttctattTAAATCTCTTAtctctcactcctcaagagtaccctgggggaaaaggtgggagctggtctctcagCTGGGCTCCCACAAGGGACAAGTGGATCTAGGACACTGAGGTCAGGTCCCAGTCTTAAGCATCATAATGTGCTCTAAGAGCATGGCCACAGGTCCCTAGGGTAATCTGAGTTTACCACAAAGCTTTCAGCAGAGTAATCTTTCCACTTGCACTGATCATCAAGGCAGGAAAGTAGTCTGCCTCAGGACTGCAAAGTGGCTGGCAGGCACCTGGGCTTCTGTCTTGGCCCATACCACTCTGAAGTGAAGGAGTCAGGGCATTGGGGGAGTTCCTCTAGAATAGGCCAAGggtgaaggagaaagacaggCCATTTGTCCTTTCTGAATTCTCTGCTCTGCAGGAGAGGACTGGGGTCTGGGAACAGGGTGTCCACCAGGGGCCTGCTGATTCCTGGTGACCTTGGAGGAAATATACAAaatcaatatctctctctctctctctctctctctctctctctctctctctctctctctctctctcaattcaaAATTCATATTTTGACTCTACACAGTCTCAATCTCACACTGTCACACATATTCAATTCAAGCTCACCTTCAGTGACACACACTCATGTTCAATGTATTCTGAGAGAAACTCATGCTCCTAACATTCAAAAACATACTCATTCACAGTCAATGACAGTGACCCCATCCACTAGCAATACTCATACATTCATTCACTGTCaggaatgcatacacacacacatacacacacacacacacacacacacacacacacacacatacacacacacacacacacacactcctccactCTGACCAAGGGACAAGCTGAGTGTTATAACAGGCTGAGATGAGCTATCCCTGCTTacccttttttgttattttgccaTCCACTTCTGTGGGGGTGCTTTCAGAGGAATCAGTTGTTCACTCTCTGTCCCATGAGTAGCACCCAGTTTACCTAGTCCCTAAACATCCTTCAGTGAAGAGACTTGAGTTGGGCTCTGCTTACTAGTAGAAGTAGACTAAACAGGATGAGTAGACAAACACCACCTCTGAGTCTTACACAGCTTCTGAAGATAAGTCCTATTGCATGCACTAATCCTTGTAGACTCCCCTCTTCACCATGTTTTCTACGTAGATGCCCTCTGCCACAATACTCACTACACTGTCAAGGATCCGGAGGCCTGCCTGGCTATTGTCTTGCACTCTCCCTTTTACACATAACTTCCTTATTCCTGCCCCCAATCTCTGGAAAACCATGTAACCAGTATATCCCACAGTATAAGCATCTACCCAAGGGACTGCCGTAGCTCTTTGGCCAATGTTTACACAGCCACTGCTGCCATTCCACTTTACCCCAACAGTGGTGGGATGCAGTTGCTTTTCTCTTGGCTGTAGCAAAATAcatgacaaaatcaacttaatgAAGGAAGTGcagattttggctcacagtttgacgGTATAGTCCACAATGGTGAAAATAATTGTGGCAGGACTATGAGGCAGGTAATCAAATCGCATTTAAGTCAGGAAGTGGGAAGCAGTGAATGTTCTTGTATTTTCATTCAGTCCAGTACCCCAGTATatagaatggtgccacccacattcaatgtgtgtcttccttcctcaatTAATCCAATAGAGACATGCTCAGAGTCTTGTCTCCTAGGCTAgtctagatcttgtcaagttgacaacattGACCATCACATTACCACAGGCTGGAATTACAGTCCCACCACAAGATGAGCATCAACTGATCTTTTGtcatcctccatcctcccctccagCTACTAGGGCTGCTCTACTTCTTGATCTCCTGTACGGGCCAAGCTCTCAGGCACACCTGGGCCCTCAGTGGGCCTCGCCTGGCCTGAGCCAGCAGGGGCCAACACATTTTCATCTCTCTGGGTGACAGGGAAGACCTTGGCCTCATCAGAGTCAGGGCCTGCCTTTATGGCGGCACCATCACTATCAGGAGCAGCCCCAGCAGCTTGctcaagaacagcagcagcagcctggccagCATCTTCACCAGCTGGTAGAGCCTCTCTAACACAGGGGCAGGCTCAGCACCCCCAACACTgacaagggcagcctgggccacatcCAGCTCTCCACCATGCACTTCCACCCCTTCCCCCACTGGGACCACCGCATTTTCAGCCAGAGCTGCCTCCCACGCCTCAGTCTCCCGGACAAGCCTGAGCAGCCCCACAAAGCCAGGTGGCCGCCTCTCCAGCCGCATCCTCCTCAGGGTGTTCTGCAGCATCTGGTTGGGCCTGGCCCGCATCAGCACCTGCCGTACCCTCGCCTGATCCACCATTGCAGGCTGGATGGCCCCCTTCTCCAGGGCCATCTGCAGCAGACCTTCCAGGCGCATCACATAGGCAAAGAGGGTCTCCTGAGGCCGCTGGGAGCAAGTCAGGAACTTCAGCCGGGCGGTCATCACGGTATCCTTGTTGCCAAACACCTGCACCAGTGCAGCCAGGCAGTCCTGTGCAGGGGTatctggatgttcttccagaagcTCACACAGGAGATCCAGGGCAGGGCCCCCCAGGCTCTCCACCAGCCGCCGCCGCCTCTCCCTCTCGGATATGTGGCGCCACAGGTATAGCATGTCATTGGCATGGTCCAGCCAGCTCTCGAAAGACTGACCCCCACAGCCGGGCTCTTCCATCCCAGAGAAGTGTCTCAGTTCCTGGTAGGCCATGTTTTCCAGGATGGGCTGCAGGGCTTGGCTCCACTGCTGGGTCCAGGCTCCAGCCCCATGTGGCCCTCCTGCCACATCAAAGGCCCCTTCCTCacctgaacctcctgcctcacctgCGGCTCCTGCCAATCCCACAGCTCCTATAATGCCTGCAACTCCCATGTCACCTGCAGCTCCCTCCTCATCTGACATTCTTGCCTCACCTACAGCTCCTGCTTCACCCACAGCCCCTCCACCATCCACAGATCCTTCATCCCCTGCAGACCCCTCATCACTCCCAGACCCTTCATCACCCACAGACCCCTCTTCACCTGCAGACCCATCatcacctgctcctgcctctaaAACGCCTCCTTCTCCTGCAGCTCCTACCTCAC
Encoded here:
- the LOC114706219 gene encoding LOW QUALITY PROTEIN: paraneoplastic antigen Ma6E-like (The sequence of the model RefSeq protein was modified relative to this genomic sequence to represent the inferred CDS: inserted 1 base in 1 codon), giving the protein MFPSKSTAMALAILQDWCGWMGVNAQRSLLILGIPDDCEEDEFQEAVQAALRPLGRYRVLGKVFRKEIGAKVALVEFADNLNQSLIPRQIPSDXGPWSVIFLPQVPDIELQGTFNFPAQAHGQALQGASGGAGASGTSGAAVEEGDVGETGNVGEAGGAAGEGAEDEARVSDEEGTEGEEGGAGAEGAGGDMGVAGVIGAMGWVGAAGEVGAAGEGGVLEAGAGDDGSAGEEGSVGDEGSGSDEGSAGDEGSVDGGGAVGEAGAVGEARMSDEEGAAGDMGVAGIIGAVGLAGAAGEAGGSGEEGAFDVAGGPHGAGAWTQQWSQALQPILENMAYQELRHFSGMEEPGCGGQSFESWLDHANDMLYLWRHISERERRRRLVESLGGPALDLLCELLEEHPDTPAQDCLAALVQVFGNKDTVMTARLKFLTCSQRPQETLFAYVMRLEGLLQMALEKGAIQPAMVDQARVRQVLMRARPNQMLQNTLRRMRLERRPPGFVGLLRLVRETEAWEAALAENAVVPVGEGVEVHGGELDVAQAALVSVGGAEPAPVLERLYQLVKMLARLLLLFLSKLLGLLLIVMVPP